One segment of Planctomycetota bacterium DNA contains the following:
- a CDS encoding Gfo/Idh/MocA family oxidoreductase, which produces MKQSGVSRRGFLGGAAVAAAGLVVVPRRILGGAAGDAPSNTLNVAKIGVGGMGGADLREVVNCGANIVALCDVDDNTLGGAAKNFAQAKTYNDFRKMFDEMEKDIDAAVVSTADVTHAVASMWAVKRGKACYTQKPLTRTVKEARLLTEAARKAGVATQMGNQGHGGGGLQGTAEYLKAGAIGTVTEVHTWSDRPMGWWPQGCAAPAYSDPVPKHLHWDLWLGPMADRPFADKWREGAHKGKPVYHPHNWRGWWDFGAGAMGDMACHNMDPAFWCLDLGAPTSVKAQCSEFNGVIFPLWSVIEWEFPAKGERPAVKVFWHDGGKQPPRPEELEPDRKMDSNGCLFVGTKGKMMGGGWAGFCRIIPEAKMKEFPAPPRTLPRSIGHYKEWVEAAKGAKIVPGSNFGYSGPMTEAILLGNVALWYPGEKLLWDAEKLQFTNKPEANRLLHYEARKGWEL; this is translated from the coding sequence ATGAAGCAGAGCGGTGTTTCGCGCCGCGGGTTTCTCGGAGGAGCCGCTGTCGCCGCGGCCGGGCTGGTTGTGGTGCCGCGCCGCATCCTGGGCGGCGCGGCCGGCGACGCTCCGAGCAACACCCTCAACGTCGCCAAGATCGGCGTCGGCGGCATGGGCGGCGCCGACCTGCGCGAGGTGGTCAACTGCGGAGCCAACATCGTCGCCCTGTGCGACGTGGACGACAACACCCTGGGCGGCGCGGCCAAGAACTTCGCCCAGGCCAAGACCTACAACGACTTCCGCAAGATGTTCGACGAGATGGAGAAGGACATTGACGCAGCGGTCGTCTCGACGGCCGACGTCACCCACGCCGTCGCTTCGATGTGGGCGGTGAAACGCGGCAAGGCCTGCTACACGCAGAAGCCGCTCACCCGCACGGTCAAGGAGGCCCGCCTGCTCACCGAGGCCGCCCGCAAGGCCGGCGTGGCCACGCAGATGGGCAACCAGGGCCACGGCGGCGGCGGCCTCCAGGGCACCGCCGAGTACCTCAAGGCCGGCGCCATCGGCACGGTCACCGAGGTCCACACCTGGAGCGACCGCCCGATGGGCTGGTGGCCCCAGGGCTGCGCCGCCCCCGCCTACAGCGACCCCGTGCCCAAGCACCTGCACTGGGACCTGTGGCTCGGCCCCATGGCCGACCGCCCGTTCGCCGACAAGTGGCGCGAGGGAGCCCACAAAGGCAAGCCCGTCTACCATCCCCACAACTGGCGCGGGTGGTGGGACTTCGGGGCGGGCGCCATGGGCGACATGGCCTGCCACAACATGGACCCCGCCTTCTGGTGTCTCGACCTGGGCGCGCCCACCTCGGTGAAGGCCCAGTGCTCCGAGTTCAACGGCGTCATCTTCCCGCTCTGGTCGGTCATCGAGTGGGAGTTCCCCGCGAAGGGCGAGCGGCCGGCCGTGAAGGTCTTCTGGCACGACGGCGGCAAGCAGCCGCCCCGGCCCGAGGAGCTCGAGCCCGACCGCAAGATGGACAGCAACGGCTGCCTGTTCGTGGGCACCAAGGGCAAGATGATGGGCGGCGGCTGGGCCGGCTTCTGCCGCATCATACCCGAGGCGAAGATGAAGGAGTTCCCGGCGCCGCCCAGGACCCTGCCGCGCTCCATCGGGCACTACAAAGAGTGGGTCGAGGCCGCCAAGGGAGCCAAGATCGTCCCCGGCTCCAACTTCGGCTACTCGGGCCCGATGACCGAGGCGATTCTCCTCGGCAATGTCGCCCTCTGGTACCCCGGCGAGAAGCTGCTCTGGGACGCTGAGAAGCTCCAGTTCACCAACAAGCCCGAGGCGAACCGGCTGCTGCACTACGAGGCGAGGAAGGGCTGGGAGCTATAG